The Methanoregula boonei 6A8 genome has a window encoding:
- the dinB gene encoding DNA polymerase IV, which yields MDGQTGDAGQRIVLHADMDCFYAAVEMHDHPEIAGKAVVVGADPQGGAGRGVVSTASYEARAFGVRSAMPISQAYRLCPGAVYLRPDMARYAAVSAEIMGIFKETGYRVQQVSIDEAFLDISPVRSFDTARDLAVRLKQTIRDRVGITCSLGVAPSKIVAKIASGHQKPDGMTVVTPDSARDFLAPLPIRKIPGIGGKTGAQIEALGITTIGNLATCDIQVLVGAFGRSAGLLREAALGHDNSEVVERDGVKSISKETTFANDTEDPKEIAATMELLVREVAQAIADEALQFKTVTIRVRYAGFVSKTKARSLLHYHNDEAAIRAAAGELLRELWDGKPIRRLGLRLSTLRHQDSRQQTLFGSCR from the coding sequence ATGGACGGACAGACGGGGGATGCAGGGCAGCGGATCGTCCTGCACGCCGACATGGACTGCTTCTATGCAGCCGTGGAGATGCACGACCATCCCGAAATTGCGGGAAAAGCGGTGGTCGTCGGTGCCGATCCGCAAGGCGGGGCCGGGCGGGGCGTGGTCTCCACTGCCTCGTACGAGGCCCGGGCGTTTGGCGTGAGATCCGCAATGCCCATCTCGCAGGCATACCGCCTCTGCCCTGGTGCAGTATACCTCCGCCCGGACATGGCCCGGTACGCAGCAGTATCCGCGGAGATCATGGGGATCTTCAAGGAGACCGGCTACCGGGTTCAGCAGGTGAGTATCGATGAGGCGTTCCTTGACATCAGCCCGGTCAGGAGCTTTGATACGGCACGGGATCTGGCGGTCCGGCTCAAGCAGACAATACGGGATCGGGTCGGGATCACCTGTTCGCTTGGGGTTGCCCCGTCAAAGATCGTGGCAAAGATCGCCTCGGGGCACCAGAAGCCCGACGGTATGACCGTTGTAACACCAGATTCGGCCCGGGATTTCCTCGCGCCGCTCCCGATCCGGAAAATCCCCGGGATCGGGGGAAAGACCGGGGCGCAGATTGAAGCGCTCGGGATTACAACGATTGGCAACCTTGCCACCTGCGATATCCAGGTCCTTGTCGGGGCATTCGGGAGGTCAGCGGGCCTGCTCCGGGAGGCAGCGCTTGGTCACGATAACAGCGAGGTGGTCGAGCGCGACGGGGTCAAATCCATCTCAAAAGAGACCACCTTTGCGAACGATACCGAGGATCCAAAAGAGATTGCCGCCACCATGGAACTCCTTGTCCGCGAAGTAGCGCAGGCGATTGCCGACGAGGCACTGCAGTTTAAGACCGTCACGATCCGGGTCAGGTACGCAGGGTTTGTCTCAAAGACAAAAGCAAGATCCCTCCTCCACTACCACAACGACGAGGCCGCGATCCGCGCCGCTGCCGGCGAACTGCTCCGCGAGCTCTGGGACGGAAAACCGATCCGCAGGCTCGGCCTGAGGCTCTCCACCCTGAGACACCAGGACTCCCGGCAGCAAACCCTCTTTGGCTCGTGTCGGTGA